The proteins below are encoded in one region of Effusibacillus dendaii:
- the uvrB gene encoding excinuclease ABC subunit UvrB: MAEQRGKFELVSEYAPRGDQPKAIAELTEGILAGKRQQVLLGVTGSGKTYTMANVIANVNKPTLVLAPNKTLAAQLAAEFKEFFPHNAVEYFVSYYDFYQPEAYIPSSDTYIEKDAKINDEIDKLRHSATSSLLERNDVIVVGSVSSIYGLGSPTEYAEHVLSLRVGMEKPRNDILRRLVEIQYERNDINFTRGTFRVRGDVLEIFPVSRSEKAFRVELFGDEIDRITEIDVVTGEVVGTRQHIAIFPASHFVTSGDKMQRAIESIRAELAERLEELRGAGKLLEAQRLEQRTNYDLEMMAEIGFCSGIENYSRHLEGRPAGSAPNTLLDYFPDDYLIIIDESHVTVPQIGGMYNGDRSRKLTLIEHGFRLPSAADNRPLRFEEFESRIYQVIHVSATPGPYELEHGEQVVEQIIRPTGLIDPQIDVRPIKGQIDDLVGEINKRIKRDERVLVTTLTKKMAEDLTDYLKDLGIKVRYLHSDIKTLERMMILRDLRMGVFDVLIGINLLREGLDLPEVSLVAILDADKEGFLRAERSLIQTIGRAARNAEGQVIMYADQITRSMQVAIDETNRRRSIQEAYNKEHGITPQTIRKAVRDVIEATKAAESKTEYNLQKNVNKMSKKDREQLIKTLEKEMKEAAKALQFERAAELRDIILELSAS, encoded by the coding sequence ATGGCGGAACAAAGAGGAAAGTTTGAATTGGTGTCTGAATATGCTCCGCGCGGGGATCAGCCAAAAGCGATTGCAGAGTTGACCGAAGGGATTCTGGCAGGCAAAAGACAGCAGGTTCTGCTCGGTGTGACCGGCTCTGGCAAAACGTATACAATGGCGAATGTGATTGCAAATGTCAACAAGCCGACCTTGGTGTTGGCACCCAACAAAACCTTGGCGGCGCAATTGGCGGCCGAATTCAAAGAGTTTTTTCCGCACAACGCGGTCGAATACTTTGTTTCGTATTACGATTTCTATCAACCGGAAGCGTATATACCGTCTTCCGACACATATATCGAAAAAGATGCAAAAATCAACGACGAAATTGATAAACTGCGCCATTCGGCAACCAGTTCCCTGTTGGAGCGAAACGATGTGATTGTAGTCGGTTCCGTCTCCTCCATTTATGGTTTGGGTAGTCCGACCGAGTATGCGGAACACGTATTGTCGCTCCGAGTCGGTATGGAAAAACCGCGTAACGACATTTTGCGGCGGCTTGTCGAAATACAGTATGAACGAAACGACATTAATTTTACTCGCGGAACGTTTCGGGTACGAGGCGATGTGCTGGAAATATTCCCTGTATCCCGCAGCGAGAAAGCGTTCCGGGTGGAACTGTTTGGCGATGAGATTGACCGCATCACAGAAATCGATGTGGTAACAGGGGAGGTAGTGGGTACCCGGCAGCACATTGCCATTTTTCCGGCTTCCCACTTCGTCACCTCCGGAGATAAAATGCAGCGGGCAATCGAGAGCATTCGGGCCGAGTTGGCAGAACGACTCGAGGAACTGCGCGGCGCGGGCAAGCTGTTGGAAGCGCAAAGACTGGAACAACGAACCAATTATGACCTTGAAATGATGGCGGAAATCGGATTTTGTTCCGGGATCGAAAACTATTCCCGTCATTTGGAGGGGCGTCCCGCCGGGTCGGCACCCAACACGCTGCTCGATTATTTTCCGGATGATTATTTGATCATCATTGATGAGTCGCATGTGACGGTGCCGCAAATCGGCGGGATGTACAACGGAGACCGCAGCCGTAAGCTGACTTTGATCGAGCACGGATTTCGCCTGCCTTCGGCGGCTGACAACAGACCGCTCCGATTCGAGGAATTCGAATCCAGGATTTATCAAGTGATTCATGTGTCGGCCACTCCCGGCCCCTATGAACTGGAGCACGGGGAACAAGTCGTGGAGCAGATTATCCGGCCGACTGGTCTGATCGATCCGCAGATTGACGTTCGGCCGATCAAAGGTCAGATTGACGATTTGGTAGGTGAAATTAACAAACGAATCAAACGGGATGAACGGGTGCTTGTGACTACGCTGACGAAGAAAATGGCGGAGGATCTGACCGATTATCTGAAAGACCTTGGGATTAAGGTGCGTTACCTGCATTCCGATATTAAGACATTGGAACGGATGATGATTTTACGCGACTTGCGAATGGGTGTGTTTGATGTGCTGATTGGCATCAACCTGCTGCGGGAAGGACTGGATCTGCCGGAAGTGTCTTTAGTAGCGATTTTGGACGCTGATAAAGAAGGATTTTTGCGGGCGGAACGCTCCCTTATCCAAACGATTGGGCGCGCAGCAAGGAATGCGGAAGGCCAAGTCATTATGTATGCCGATCAAATTACCCGTTCGATGCAGGTGGCGATTGACGAAACGAATCGTCGCCGCAGCATTCAGGAGGCGTATAATAAAGAACATGGCATTACGCCGCAAACGATCCGGAAAGCGGTAAGAGACGTAATTGAAGCAACAAAAGCGGCAGAAAGCAAAACAGAATACAACCTGCAGAAAAACGTCAATAAAATGTCGAAGAAGGATCGTGAACAGTTGATTAAGACGCTGGAGAAAGAAATGAAAGAAGCGGCCAAAGCGCTGCAGTTTGAGCGGGCGGCAGAACTGCGCGATATCATTTTGGAACTTTCCGCATCGTAA